The Methylorubrum populi genome contains a region encoding:
- a CDS encoding NADPH-dependent assimilatory sulfite reductase hemoprotein subunit has protein sequence MDDHKPIDTPDGPAVDTPGIGARRYEPPPTGRPITEAEAAKAAGLAHNEHLKIASGYLRGGLADGLLKHATGAISEDDGQLVKFHGMYMQDDRDIRAERTKKKLEKAYSFMIRLRIAGGVVTPKQWLILDDIATTYAGSALRATTRQTFQYHGVIKSNLKRTMAAIDSALLDTIAACGDVNRNVMAATNPAQAGAHKVALQLAKDISDTLLPKTGAWREIWLDGERVAGGEDGTEVEPIYGKTYLPRKFKTVVAVPPSNEVDIFAHDLGFIAILDKKNQVTGWNVTVGGGMGMTHGEADTFPRTADVLGFVKPEDALKAAEAVMTVQRDWGNRKNRKNARLKYTIERFGLDAFRAEVETRIGKKLGEPKPFTFAGNGDRYGWVEGEDGRHHLTLYVPSGRIKDIDGGPQFLSGLRRIAQVHEGDFRLTGNQNVIIANVPAGKRAAIEALVDEYGLTRGASALRRNAMACVALPTCGLALAESERYLPDLLTELEESLARHGLQEQEITIRSTGCPNGCARPFIAEIGLVGRGPERYHLYLGAAFDGSRLSKLYREDVTAGEIKDTLEPLFAAYARDRKPGEHFGDFVIRAGFVAETGNGPDFHERTGPLRAA, from the coding sequence ATGGACGACCACAAGCCGATCGACACCCCTGACGGCCCCGCCGTGGACACGCCCGGCATCGGCGCGCGCCGCTACGAGCCGCCGCCGACCGGCCGTCCGATCACGGAAGCCGAGGCCGCGAAGGCCGCCGGGCTCGCCCACAACGAGCACCTGAAGATCGCCAGCGGCTACCTGCGCGGCGGTCTGGCCGACGGGCTCCTCAAGCACGCCACCGGCGCGATCTCCGAGGACGACGGCCAGCTCGTCAAGTTCCACGGCATGTACATGCAGGACGACCGGGACATCCGGGCGGAGCGCACCAAGAAGAAGCTCGAGAAGGCCTACAGCTTCATGATCCGCCTGCGCATCGCCGGCGGCGTCGTGACGCCGAAGCAGTGGCTGATCCTCGACGACATCGCCACGACCTATGCCGGCAGCGCCCTGCGGGCGACGACGCGGCAGACGTTCCAGTATCACGGCGTCATCAAGTCGAACCTCAAGCGCACCATGGCGGCGATCGACTCGGCGCTGCTCGACACCATCGCCGCCTGCGGCGACGTGAACCGCAACGTCATGGCCGCGACCAACCCGGCCCAGGCCGGCGCCCACAAGGTCGCGCTCCAGCTCGCCAAGGACATCTCCGACACCCTGCTGCCGAAGACCGGCGCATGGCGCGAGATCTGGCTCGACGGCGAGCGCGTGGCCGGCGGCGAGGACGGGACGGAAGTCGAGCCGATCTACGGCAAGACCTACCTGCCGCGGAAGTTCAAGACCGTGGTCGCGGTGCCGCCCTCGAACGAGGTCGACATCTTCGCCCACGACCTCGGCTTCATCGCCATCCTCGACAAGAAGAATCAGGTGACGGGCTGGAACGTCACCGTCGGCGGCGGCATGGGCATGACCCACGGCGAGGCCGACACGTTTCCCCGCACCGCCGACGTGCTGGGCTTCGTGAAGCCGGAGGACGCCCTGAAGGCGGCGGAAGCGGTGATGACGGTCCAGCGCGACTGGGGCAACCGCAAGAACCGCAAGAACGCCCGCCTCAAGTACACGATCGAGCGTTTCGGCCTCGACGCCTTCCGCGCGGAGGTCGAGACGCGCATCGGCAAGAAACTGGGCGAGCCCAAGCCCTTCACCTTCGCGGGCAACGGCGACCGCTACGGCTGGGTCGAGGGCGAGGACGGGCGCCACCACCTGACGCTCTACGTGCCGTCGGGCCGGATCAAGGACATCGACGGGGGACCGCAATTCCTGTCGGGCCTGCGCCGCATCGCCCAGGTGCACGAGGGCGATTTCCGCCTCACCGGCAACCAGAACGTCATCATCGCCAACGTGCCCGCCGGGAAGCGTGCCGCGATCGAGGCGCTCGTCGACGAATACGGCCTGACCAGGGGCGCCTCGGCGCTGCGCCGCAACGCCATGGCCTGCGTCGCCCTGCCGACCTGCGGCCTCGCGCTCGCCGAGAGCGAGCGCTACCTGCCCGATCTCCTGACCGAGTTGGAGGAGAGCCTCGCCCGCCACGGGTTGCAGGAGCAGGAGATCACGATCCGCTCGACCGGCTGCCCCAACGGCTGCGCCCGGCCGTTCATCGCCGAGATCGGCCTCGTCGGCCGCGGGCCCGAACGCTACCACCTCTATCTCGGCGCCGCCTTCGACGGCTCCCGCCTGAGCAAGCTCTATCGGGAAGACGTGACGGCCGGCGAGATCAAGGACACCCTGGAGCCGCTGTTCGCCGCCTACGCCCGGGACCGCAAGCCCGGCGAGCATTTCGGTGACTTCGTGATCCGCGCCGGTTTCGTGGCCGAGACGGGCAACGGGCCGGACTTCCACGAGAGGACGGGGCCGCTCCGGGCGGCCTGA
- a CDS encoding flavodoxin domain-containing protein, translated as MSRQALLPRTAPFGDQERAHLDAALGAATPIQRAWLTGFLAGLDAASGQPAAAAAAPAAPPKAAEPLTILFASESGNSEKLAGDVGKLARKQGFKPKVVDFADLDLATLPKAGRVIAIAATWGEGEPPARAVRAYGELMGEAAPRLEGVEFGVLALGDTSYAEFCAIGKALDARFAALGAKRAVERIDLDLDFEKPAADWIKGALKALAPAEAKADNVVAVDFRAGTEDEDGEVSREPAVVEVIDHVNLNSSRSDKETIHLALEFEDGAPAYEPGDSLEIFPENDPQLVDEILRATGLGGDEALRKALLAERDITTLSATTVERFAKATGHADAQKFVESGEVRAWIEGRHLIDLIERFPAELTAEHLNTVTRPLPPRAYSIASSRKEVGDEAHLTIAAVRYETHGRARSGVASVHVADRIANGAKLRVRVKPNKHFRLPSDPSTDIIMVGPGTGVAPFRAFVQERRATEAPGRSWLFFGDRHFTHDFLYQLEWQDALEDGSLAKIDVAFSRDQPEKIYVQDRIDAHAAEVVAWLDGGAHFYVCGDARNMAKDVRAAVVRAFESTKGLSHADAEAHVASLEREKRYQQDVY; from the coding sequence ATGTCCAGGCAAGCACTCCTTCCCCGCACGGCTCCCTTCGGAGACCAGGAACGGGCTCATCTCGACGCGGCGCTCGGCGCGGCGACGCCGATCCAGCGCGCGTGGCTGACGGGCTTCCTCGCAGGGCTCGACGCGGCCTCCGGCCAGCCCGCCGCGGCCGCCGCCGCCCCGGCCGCGCCTCCGAAGGCGGCCGAGCCGCTGACGATCCTGTTCGCTTCCGAATCGGGCAATTCCGAAAAGCTCGCGGGCGACGTGGGCAAGCTCGCGCGCAAGCAGGGCTTCAAGCCGAAGGTCGTGGACTTCGCCGACCTCGATCTCGCCACGCTGCCGAAGGCCGGCAGGGTCATCGCCATCGCCGCGACCTGGGGCGAGGGCGAGCCGCCGGCCCGCGCGGTGCGCGCCTACGGCGAGTTGATGGGCGAGGCGGCGCCGCGGCTGGAGGGCGTCGAATTCGGCGTGCTCGCGCTCGGCGACACGAGCTACGCGGAGTTCTGCGCCATCGGCAAGGCGCTCGACGCGCGCTTCGCGGCGCTCGGCGCCAAGCGCGCGGTCGAGCGGATCGACCTCGACCTCGACTTCGAGAAGCCCGCCGCCGACTGGATCAAGGGCGCGCTGAAGGCGCTGGCCCCCGCCGAGGCGAAGGCCGACAACGTCGTGGCGGTCGATTTCCGCGCCGGCACGGAGGACGAGGACGGCGAGGTCAGCCGCGAGCCGGCGGTGGTCGAGGTGATCGACCACGTGAACCTCAACTCTTCGCGATCGGACAAGGAGACGATCCACCTCGCCCTGGAATTCGAGGACGGGGCGCCGGCCTACGAGCCGGGCGACTCGCTGGAGATCTTCCCGGAGAACGACCCGCAGCTCGTGGACGAGATCTTGCGCGCGACGGGTCTCGGCGGCGACGAAGCCTTGCGCAAGGCGCTGCTCGCCGAGCGCGACATCACCACGCTCTCGGCCACCACGGTCGAGCGGTTCGCCAAGGCCACGGGCCATGCCGACGCGCAGAAGTTCGTGGAGAGCGGCGAGGTCAGGGCCTGGATCGAGGGCCGCCACCTGATCGACCTGATCGAGCGCTTCCCCGCCGAACTGACCGCCGAGCACCTCAACACGGTGACCCGGCCGCTGCCGCCGCGGGCCTACTCGATCGCCTCGTCGCGAAAAGAGGTCGGCGACGAGGCGCATCTCACCATTGCCGCCGTGCGCTACGAGACCCACGGCCGCGCCCGCTCCGGCGTCGCCTCGGTCCACGTCGCCGACCGGATCGCCAACGGCGCCAAGCTGCGGGTGCGGGTGAAGCCGAACAAGCATTTCCGCCTGCCCTCCGACCCATCGACCGACATCATCATGGTCGGCCCCGGCACCGGCGTCGCCCCGTTCCGCGCCTTCGTGCAGGAGCGCCGCGCCACCGAAGCCCCCGGCCGCTCCTGGCTGTTCTTCGGCGACCGCCACTTCACCCACGACTTCCTGTACCAGCTCGAATGGCAGGACGCCCTGGAGGACGGGTCGCTGGCGAAGATCGACGTGGCCTTCTCCCGCGACCAGCCGGAAAAGATCTACGTGCAGGATCGTATCGACGCACACGCTGCCGAGGTGGTGGCGTGGCTCGACGGCGGTGCCCACTTCTACGTCTGCGGCGATGCCAGGAACATGGCCAAGGACGTGCGCGCCGCCGTGGTGCGGGCCTTCGAGAGCACGAAGGGCCTGAGCCATGCGGATGCCGAGGCGCATGTCGCCTCGCTGGAGCGTGAGAAGCGCTACCAGCAGGACGTCTACTGA
- a CDS encoding XRE family transcriptional regulator encodes MLNTASNAPIAEERPLEKALGHQVRLLRRERDLSVADLGGAAGISPGMISKIENGAISPSLASINAIASALNVPITALFAAFEETRDCSHVKRGQGVPIERRGTKVGHLYELLGAGIRGDVVVEPYLITLRDEAEAYTSFRHLGTEFIYMLTGEVIYHHSGQDYHLEPGDALMFDSNGLHGPAKLLKTPMTYLSVIVYPRA; translated from the coding sequence ATGCTGAACACAGCGTCGAACGCGCCGATTGCCGAGGAGCGGCCGCTGGAAAAGGCGCTCGGCCATCAGGTTCGCCTGCTGCGGCGCGAGCGCGATCTCTCCGTGGCCGATCTCGGCGGTGCCGCGGGCATCTCCCCGGGCATGATCTCGAAGATCGAGAACGGCGCGATCTCGCCCTCGCTCGCCTCGATCAACGCCATCGCCTCGGCCCTCAACGTGCCGATCACCGCCCTCTTCGCCGCCTTCGAGGAGACGCGCGACTGCAGCCACGTGAAACGCGGCCAGGGCGTGCCGATCGAGCGGCGCGGCACCAAGGTCGGGCATCTCTACGAGCTGCTCGGGGCTGGCATCCGCGGCGACGTGGTGGTGGAGCCCTACCTCATCACCCTGCGGGACGAGGCGGAGGCCTATACGAGCTTCCGGCATCTCGGCACCGAGTTCATCTACATGCTGACCGGCGAGGTGATCTATCATCACTCGGGCCAGGACTATCATCTGGAGCCCGGCGACGCCCTGATGTTCGATTCGAACGGCCTGCACGGCCCGGCCAAGCTCCTCAAGACGCCGATGACCTACCTCTCGGTGATCGTCTATCCGCGGGCGTGA
- the panC gene encoding pantoate--beta-alanine ligase: MSDTVLRFETLEPLRTRVDAWRAGGDRIVLVPTMGALHAGHLALVAHAKAIGRRAVVSIFVNPTQFGPNEDFSRYPRDIEADLALLVQAGADAAWLPSVETMYPPGFATRIEPGPAAEGLCGPVRPGHFSGVATVVTKLVSQVRPDIALFGEKDFQQLQVIRSVIRDLDIPVVIEGVPTLREADGLALSSRNRYLAPRERAIAPRLHAVLAGIAERLARGGEAAPLAAEGIAALEAAGFGPVQYLEVRDARTLQPVARAGREARVLAAAYLGSTRLIDNVAVVPV, encoded by the coding sequence ATGTCCGACACCGTTCTCCGCTTCGAGACGCTCGAACCCTTGCGCACGCGGGTCGACGCGTGGCGGGCGGGCGGCGACCGGATCGTGCTGGTGCCGACCATGGGTGCGCTGCATGCGGGCCACCTCGCCCTCGTCGCGCATGCCAAGGCGATCGGCCGGCGGGCCGTGGTCAGCATCTTCGTGAACCCGACCCAGTTCGGCCCGAACGAGGATTTCTCGCGCTACCCGCGCGACATCGAGGCCGACCTCGCCCTGCTCGTGCAGGCCGGTGCCGATGCGGCGTGGCTGCCGTCCGTCGAGACCATGTACCCGCCGGGTTTCGCCACGCGGATCGAGCCGGGCCCGGCGGCGGAGGGGCTGTGCGGCCCGGTCCGGCCCGGCCACTTCTCCGGCGTCGCCACGGTCGTGACCAAGCTGGTCAGCCAAGTGCGACCCGACATCGCCCTGTTCGGCGAGAAGGATTTTCAGCAGTTGCAGGTGATCCGCTCGGTCATCCGCGACCTCGACATCCCCGTCGTCATCGAGGGCGTGCCGACCTTGCGCGAGGCGGACGGCCTCGCCCTGTCCTCGCGCAACCGCTACCTCGCCCCGCGCGAACGCGCGATCGCGCCGCGCCTGCACGCGGTGCTCGCCGGCATCGCCGAGCGCCTCGCCCGCGGCGGCGAGGCGGCTCCGCTGGCGGCGGAAGGGATCGCGGCCCTGGAGGCGGCGGGCTTCGGCCCGGTGCAGTATCTGGAGGTCCGCGACGCGCGGACGCTCCAGCCCGTCGCCCGGGCCGGGCGCGAGGCGCGGGTGTTGGCGGCGGCGTATCTCGGCAGCACGCGGCTCATCGACAACGTGGCGGTGGTGCCGGTCTGA